The following coding sequences lie in one Kribbella sp. NBC_00709 genomic window:
- a CDS encoding GNAT family N-acetyltransferase: MKYVVRFPVDDRELSALHAVAFDSEPEVHAWAERLERWALTWVGAFSNDQLVGFVQVCWDGGAHAFVLDTAVHPDHGRQGIGKQLVLTAAGEARKAGCEWLHVDFEPHLTAFYLDACGFRPTDAGLLKLR; this comes from the coding sequence GTGAAGTACGTCGTGAGGTTCCCGGTGGACGATCGGGAGTTGTCCGCGCTGCATGCGGTCGCGTTCGACAGTGAGCCGGAAGTGCACGCGTGGGCGGAGCGGCTGGAGCGGTGGGCGCTGACCTGGGTTGGTGCCTTCAGCAACGATCAGTTGGTCGGCTTCGTGCAGGTGTGCTGGGACGGCGGTGCGCACGCGTTCGTGCTGGACACCGCCGTCCATCCCGACCACGGGCGGCAGGGCATCGGCAAGCAGCTCGTGCTGACCGCGGCCGGGGAGGCGCGCAAGGCCGGGTGCGAATGGCTCCATGTCGACTTCGAGCCGCACCTGACCGCGTTCTACCTGGACGCCTGCGGCTTCCGCCCGACCGACGCGGGGCTGCTCAAGCTCCGATGA
- a CDS encoding phosphotransferase family protein, with the protein MFESEVRFYREIAPVVGVRVPECYQSESGPEGTLLVLEDLSEWAPGAEPGAAAQVLRELHDRWVGRADWGWLRPLGAGEDLVADLYDRTWPALAERSDLSAPVRAFGERLVGRVVEIEKAVGQAGALTLAHGDASAQNMRTGPDGVVALLDWEDVSVAPGVLDLAWFLVSSVDPARWQEALSAYGTSEGISAVMPSVMVQGYLSASDLPDGEAVRWNARLEAALELL; encoded by the coding sequence ATGTTCGAGTCCGAGGTCCGGTTCTATCGGGAGATCGCACCGGTGGTCGGGGTTCGCGTTCCGGAGTGCTACCAGTCGGAGTCCGGACCAGAGGGGACCCTGCTGGTGTTGGAGGACCTGTCGGAATGGGCGCCGGGCGCGGAGCCTGGCGCTGCGGCGCAGGTGTTGCGCGAGTTGCATGACCGGTGGGTGGGTCGGGCGGATTGGGGCTGGCTGCGACCGCTCGGTGCAGGGGAGGACTTGGTTGCCGACCTCTACGACCGCACCTGGCCGGCGCTGGCCGAGCGATCCGATCTGTCGGCTCCGGTGCGTGCGTTTGGTGAGCGCCTGGTCGGTCGGGTGGTTGAGATCGAGAAGGCCGTCGGGCAGGCGGGCGCGCTGACGTTGGCGCATGGCGATGCGTCGGCGCAGAACATGCGGACAGGCCCCGACGGTGTGGTCGCCCTGCTGGACTGGGAGGACGTGTCGGTGGCGCCGGGTGTGCTGGACCTCGCGTGGTTCTTGGTGTCGTCGGTGGACCCTGCGCGCTGGCAGGAGGCGTTGAGTGCTTACGGGACCAGCGAGGGGATCAGTGCGGTTATGCCGTCTGTGATGGTGCAGGGGTATCTCAGTGCTTCGGACCTGCCCGATGGCGAGGCTGTCCGCTGGAATGCTCGCCTCGAAGCCGCGTTGGAGCTGCTGTGA
- a CDS encoding pyridoxal-phosphate dependent enzyme: MARWYDNPAARSWRTSPAPAEVLAFHQSLPAYRPTPLTPVPALAAELGVGQVLVKDESHRLGLPAFKALGAWWAIHRAVQDHPGVSELVTATDGNHGRAVARRAAMLGLAAHVFVPDVVSDSAVDAIRSEGATVTVVPDSYDAAVAEAASYASGDRLLIQDSAWPGYEVIPQHIVDGYSTLFREIDVQPDLVVVPMGVGSVAQAAVTHYRSGPAAPALLGVEPASASCVTTSLLAGELLTVPTGKTVMAGLNCGTPSSLAWPVLRSGLDYSVTVEDDAALQAVADLQAAGISSGPSGAATLAGLRAARDRLNPLENSTVVLISTEACVPI; this comes from the coding sequence TTGGCGCGCTGGTACGACAACCCGGCCGCAAGGTCCTGGCGTACGTCGCCGGCCCCGGCTGAGGTGCTGGCGTTCCACCAGAGCCTCCCGGCGTACCGTCCTACCCCGCTGACTCCTGTCCCGGCTCTGGCCGCCGAGCTAGGAGTCGGGCAGGTGCTGGTGAAGGACGAGTCGCATCGGCTCGGGCTGCCCGCGTTCAAGGCGCTGGGTGCGTGGTGGGCGATCCACCGTGCCGTCCAGGATCACCCGGGCGTTTCCGAGCTGGTCACCGCGACCGACGGCAACCACGGTCGTGCCGTCGCGCGCCGGGCCGCGATGCTCGGGCTGGCGGCGCATGTCTTCGTCCCGGATGTTGTGAGCGATTCGGCCGTGGATGCGATCCGCTCGGAGGGCGCGACGGTGACCGTCGTACCGGATTCGTACGACGCCGCGGTCGCCGAGGCTGCGTCGTACGCCTCGGGGGATCGGTTGCTCATCCAGGACTCCGCGTGGCCCGGGTACGAGGTGATTCCGCAGCACATCGTCGACGGGTACTCGACGCTCTTCCGGGAGATCGACGTACAGCCTGACCTGGTGGTTGTCCCGATGGGCGTGGGTTCGGTGGCGCAGGCGGCCGTGACTCATTACCGGAGTGGTCCGGCGGCTCCGGCGCTTCTCGGTGTCGAACCGGCCAGCGCGTCCTGTGTCACCACCAGCCTGCTCGCGGGCGAGTTGCTCACGGTCCCCACCGGGAAGACCGTGATGGCCGGCCTGAACTGCGGTACTCCGTCCAGCCTCGCCTGGCCCGTACTGCGCTCAGGTCTGGACTACTCCGTCACCGTCGAGGACGACGCAGCACTCCAGGCGGTCGCCGACCTGCAAGCCGCCGGCATCTCCTCCGGCCCGAGCGGCGCAGCAACCCTCGCCGGCCTCCGCGCGGCCCGCGACCGCCTAAATCCGCTGGAGAACAGCACGGTCGTCCTGATAAGCACTGAGGCGTGCGTACCCATATAA
- a CDS encoding helix-turn-helix domain-containing protein, producing the protein MLLRQVIGNVFRRLRRERGITLRELAELAQVSVPYLSEIERGRKEPSSEILAAICRALELELSDLLAEVQFDLATAVRSTLPVRLQTAAIRVEDRSAHRIPSGPRAYSATAQAFALVA; encoded by the coding sequence GTGTTGCTACGCCAGGTGATCGGGAACGTCTTCCGCCGGCTGCGGCGCGAGCGGGGGATCACCCTGCGCGAGCTCGCCGAGCTGGCCCAGGTGTCGGTGCCTTACCTGTCCGAGATCGAGCGCGGCCGCAAGGAGCCCTCCTCGGAGATCCTCGCCGCGATCTGCCGGGCGCTCGAGCTGGAGCTGTCCGACCTGCTGGCAGAGGTGCAGTTCGACCTGGCCACCGCGGTGCGGTCCACGCTGCCGGTCCGCCTGCAGACGGCCGCGATCCGGGTCGAGGACCGGTCCGCGCACCGGATCCCCTCCGGCCCCCGCGCCTACTCCGCTACCGCTCAGGCGTTCGCACTGGTCGCCTAG
- a CDS encoding trans-sulfuration enzyme family protein has translation MTQIDTRSVHAGRDDLAALGVHVPPIDLSATYPLPDVNTGGASYDELAAGRGPDGGSLVYQRLWNPTVARFEDALAELEHTDGAVAFGSGMAALTACLLASVAAGRPHVVAVRPLYGGTDHLLSTGLLGTTVTYTQPSEVAGAIRPDTGLVIVETPANPTVALVDIAAVAAAAGDVPVLVDNTFATPVLQQPARHGASLVLHSATKYLGGHGDVMGGVVAAGVEWVGRLRQIRAVTGGLLHPLAAYELHRGLQTLPVRVRAQQATAIKVADWLSAQPTVEQVYYPGLTDPAGLIGRQQSGPGAILAFTLSGGFEAAARVAGALKLITHAVSLGGVDTLIQHPAALTHRLVASEAKPTDALLRLSLGLEDPEDLTADLQQALNW, from the coding sequence ATGACCCAAATCGACACCCGTTCGGTCCACGCCGGCCGCGATGACCTGGCCGCTCTCGGCGTCCACGTCCCCCCGATCGACCTGTCCGCCACCTATCCGCTTCCCGACGTGAACACCGGCGGAGCGTCGTACGACGAGCTCGCGGCCGGCCGCGGCCCGGACGGCGGAAGCCTCGTCTACCAGCGCCTGTGGAACCCGACCGTCGCCCGCTTCGAGGACGCTCTTGCCGAGCTCGAGCACACCGACGGCGCGGTCGCGTTCGGGTCCGGCATGGCCGCGCTCACCGCGTGCCTGCTCGCCAGCGTGGCCGCGGGGCGTCCGCACGTGGTCGCCGTCCGTCCCCTGTACGGCGGCACCGACCACCTGTTGTCCACAGGCCTCCTGGGGACAACCGTGACTTACACACAGCCGAGCGAGGTCGCCGGAGCGATCCGCCCCGACACCGGTCTGGTGATCGTCGAGACCCCGGCCAACCCGACCGTGGCCCTCGTCGACATCGCCGCCGTAGCGGCCGCGGCCGGCGACGTACCCGTGCTTGTGGACAACACGTTCGCGACGCCGGTCCTGCAGCAGCCGGCCCGGCACGGGGCGAGCCTGGTGTTGCACTCGGCAACCAAGTACCTCGGCGGTCATGGCGACGTTATGGGTGGCGTGGTCGCGGCCGGCGTGGAGTGGGTCGGCCGGCTCCGGCAGATCCGCGCAGTGACAGGTGGCCTGCTGCATCCGTTGGCGGCGTACGAACTGCACAGGGGACTGCAGACGTTGCCGGTTCGGGTACGGGCGCAGCAGGCGACCGCCATCAAGGTGGCGGACTGGCTGTCCGCGCAGCCGACCGTGGAGCAGGTCTACTACCCGGGCCTGACCGATCCCGCCGGCCTCATCGGCCGCCAGCAGTCGGGGCCTGGCGCGATTCTCGCGTTCACCCTCAGTGGCGGCTTCGAGGCGGCAGCCCGGGTCGCCGGCGCGCTGAAGCTCATCACCCACGCCGTGTCCCTGGGCGGTGTGGACACCCTGATCCAGCACCCCGCCGCGCTGACCCACCGCCTGGTCGCGTCGGAGGCAAAGCCCACCGACGCTCTCCTCCGCCTGAGCCTCGGCCTGGAGGACCCCGAGGACCTGACCGCAGACCTCCAGCAGGCGCTCAACTGGTGA
- a CDS encoding Lrp/AsnC family transcriptional regulator, whose product MPKDRRSPGPAPRPQPSALPGGLDEVDRKLVQLLTADGRMANNALAEATGIAPSTCLTRVRSLRERGVIRGFHADVDLGALGQPLQALIAIRIGAHSRDEIDRFRSKVPTLPGVLSLFHVSGANDYLLHVSAATPDALREFVLDHLTADPAVSHAETSLIFEHIRGS is encoded by the coding sequence ATGCCGAAGGATCGTCGGAGCCCGGGACCGGCTCCGCGGCCGCAGCCGAGTGCACTGCCCGGCGGCCTCGACGAGGTCGACCGGAAGCTGGTGCAACTGCTGACCGCCGACGGGCGGATGGCGAACAACGCGCTGGCCGAGGCGACCGGGATCGCGCCGTCGACCTGTCTCACGCGGGTGCGCTCACTGCGCGAGCGTGGGGTGATCCGCGGCTTCCATGCCGACGTGGATCTGGGCGCGCTGGGTCAGCCGCTGCAGGCGCTGATCGCGATCCGCATCGGCGCGCACTCACGCGACGAGATCGACCGCTTCCGGTCGAAGGTCCCGACGCTGCCGGGCGTGCTGTCGCTGTTCCACGTCAGTGGAGCCAACGACTATCTGCTCCACGTCAGCGCGGCCACTCCTGACGCGCTCCGGGAGTTCGTGCTCGACCACCTGACGGCTGATCCGGCGGTGTCCCACGCCGAGACCAGCCTGATCTTCGAGCACATCCGGGGAAGCTGA
- a CDS encoding LLM class flavin-dependent oxidoreductase, with the protein MSAEPMPLSVLDLSPVPTGTRPSEALHETLELARTAEAAGYHRYWLAEHHNIRSVVSTSPEVMIAAVAGVTSSIRVGAGGIMLPNHSPLKVAETFRVLAGLYPDRIDLGIGRAPGTDQRTALALRRSREALGADDFTEQYAELRAYVEGFPAGHPFEPISAQPDDVPLPPVWILGSSTYGGQAAAALGTGFAYAGHFGTLDPAGVISAYKENFQRFEQDGEPQAMLALAAIVAETEERAQALARANALSMLRLRSGRPGPLPSPEEAADYPWSEAEEAAVEEWAGLVSVGTPDQVAADLLRRANSAGADELIITTNIHDPAERRRSFQLLAQAWGLKPR; encoded by the coding sequence GTGAGCGCCGAACCGATGCCCCTGTCCGTGCTCGACCTCTCCCCGGTGCCGACAGGCACCCGGCCGTCGGAGGCGCTGCACGAGACGCTCGAGCTGGCCCGCACCGCGGAGGCGGCCGGGTACCACCGTTACTGGCTGGCGGAGCATCACAACATCCGCAGCGTGGTGAGCACGAGCCCCGAGGTGATGATCGCGGCGGTCGCCGGCGTGACGTCGAGCATCCGGGTCGGGGCCGGCGGGATCATGCTGCCGAACCACTCGCCGTTGAAGGTCGCGGAGACGTTCCGCGTCCTCGCCGGGCTGTACCCGGACCGCATCGACCTCGGCATCGGCCGCGCGCCGGGCACCGACCAGCGCACCGCCCTCGCGCTGCGCCGCAGCCGTGAGGCGCTCGGCGCTGACGACTTCACCGAGCAGTACGCCGAGCTCCGCGCGTACGTCGAGGGATTCCCGGCCGGGCATCCGTTCGAGCCGATCAGCGCCCAGCCGGACGACGTACCGCTCCCGCCGGTGTGGATCCTCGGATCCAGCACGTACGGCGGTCAGGCGGCCGCCGCGCTCGGGACCGGATTCGCGTACGCCGGGCACTTCGGGACGCTCGATCCGGCCGGCGTGATCTCGGCGTACAAGGAGAACTTCCAGCGCTTCGAGCAGGACGGCGAGCCGCAGGCGATGCTCGCCCTCGCGGCGATCGTGGCCGAGACCGAGGAACGCGCCCAGGCCCTTGCCCGCGCGAACGCCCTGTCCATGCTCCGCCTCCGCTCCGGCCGCCCGGGCCCGCTCCCTTCCCCCGAGGAAGCGGCGGACTACCCGTGGTCCGAGGCGGAAGAGGCCGCTGTCGAGGAATGGGCCGGACTGGTGTCCGTCGGCACGCCTGACCAGGTGGCCGCCGACCTGCTCCGCCGAGCCAACTCAGCCGGCGCCGATGAGCTCATCATCACGACCAACATCCACGACCCTGCGGAACGCCGCCGCTCGTTCCAGTTGCTCGCGCAGGCCTGGGGGCTCAAGCCGCGCTGA
- a CDS encoding NADPH-dependent FMN reductase, producing the protein MTVHPLRLVVLTRNLDRGRFGTAVTRWFAREVERADEFKLDLIDLSVVPPADLPGRIGDADAVIIVTAEYNHAYPGDVKTAIDAVRRPWYAKPVGFVVYGGRSGGLRAAEQLRLVFGELHAVTIRDSLGFREEDFTADGEPTDATTSAAAAAMLRQLAWWARSLRDARANTTYPG; encoded by the coding sequence GTGACTGTTCATCCGCTGCGGCTCGTCGTGCTGACGCGCAATCTCGACCGTGGGCGGTTCGGGACGGCGGTGACGCGCTGGTTCGCGCGGGAGGTCGAGCGGGCGGACGAGTTCAAGCTCGATCTGATCGATCTGAGCGTGGTTCCGCCGGCCGACTTGCCGGGACGGATCGGCGACGCGGACGCGGTGATCATCGTCACGGCGGAGTACAACCACGCCTACCCCGGAGACGTGAAGACCGCGATCGACGCCGTACGACGGCCTTGGTACGCGAAGCCGGTCGGGTTCGTGGTGTACGGCGGACGGTCGGGCGGACTGCGCGCCGCCGAGCAGCTCAGACTGGTCTTCGGCGAGCTGCACGCGGTCACGATCCGCGACAGCCTCGGCTTCCGCGAGGAGGACTTCACCGCCGACGGCGAGCCCACCGACGCCACTACGTCGGCGGCCGCGGCGGCGATGCTCCGGCAGCTCGCCTGGTGGGCCCGATCACTGCGTGATGCCCGGGCGAACACGACGTACCCCGGATAG
- a CDS encoding M4 family metallopeptidase → MFHSIVPPYLLEQLERSASDPSLRARFRQSLQHDAVLRARPAAGRETAAAAGGRQCKVYDADNGTDLPGTLVRAEVDDPSQDLSVNQAYDGTGATWTLYKECFGRDSIDGAGLVLTSTVHYDRGYANAFWDGAQMVFGDGDGEVFAHFTSSIDVTGHELTHGVTQYTANLAYDGQSGALNESISDVFGSLAKQYAMGQSAADADWLIGAGLFLPGVRGVALRSMKAPGTAYDDPRLGKDPQPATMSGYVDTEDDNGGVHLNSGIPNHAFYLVATELGGNAYDDAGKIWYGTLTSGNLSETATFKDFAEATQTTARDLFGDSSTQLAAVTKSWQTVGVLEDQTRLMNAAQIELQPSTPPSQPPAPSTPRE, encoded by the coding sequence GTGTTCCACTCGATCGTCCCGCCGTACCTGCTCGAGCAGCTCGAGCGGTCCGCGAGTGACCCCAGCCTCCGCGCCCGGTTCCGGCAGTCGCTGCAGCACGACGCAGTGCTACGCGCGCGGCCCGCGGCCGGCCGGGAGACCGCAGCGGCAGCAGGCGGCCGGCAGTGCAAGGTGTACGACGCTGACAACGGCACCGACCTGCCCGGCACGCTGGTTCGCGCCGAGGTTGACGACCCGAGCCAGGACCTGTCGGTGAACCAGGCGTACGACGGCACCGGCGCGACCTGGACGCTGTACAAGGAATGCTTCGGGCGGGACTCGATCGACGGCGCCGGACTCGTGCTCACCTCGACGGTGCACTACGACCGCGGGTACGCGAACGCGTTCTGGGACGGCGCGCAGATGGTGTTCGGCGACGGTGACGGTGAAGTGTTCGCGCACTTCACGTCGTCGATCGACGTCACCGGGCACGAGCTGACCCACGGCGTCACGCAGTACACGGCGAACCTCGCGTACGACGGTCAGTCCGGAGCGTTGAACGAGAGCATCTCGGACGTGTTCGGGTCGCTCGCCAAGCAGTACGCGATGGGGCAGAGCGCGGCGGACGCGGACTGGCTGATCGGCGCAGGGTTGTTCCTGCCGGGCGTCCGGGGTGTCGCGCTACGGTCGATGAAGGCGCCCGGTACGGCGTACGACGATCCGCGGCTGGGGAAGGATCCACAGCCGGCCACCATGTCCGGGTATGTCGACACCGAGGACGACAACGGCGGCGTACACCTCAACTCCGGCATTCCGAACCATGCGTTCTACCTGGTCGCGACGGAGCTCGGCGGGAACGCGTACGACGACGCCGGCAAGATCTGGTACGGCACGCTGACGTCGGGCAACCTCTCCGAGACGGCCACCTTCAAGGACTTCGCCGAAGCCACACAGACGACGGCCCGCGACCTGTTCGGCGACTCGTCCACCCAGCTGGCTGCCGTCACCAAGTCCTGGCAGACCGTCGGCGTCCTCGAGGACCAGACCCGGCTCATGAACGCCGCCCAGATCGAGCTCCAACCCTCCACGCCACCCTCGCAACCGCCCGCCCCGAGCACTCCGCGTGAATGA
- a CDS encoding HelD family protein produces MPNPVDAEQAHLTTFYAALDRERDRTDARTDDEQLVHTRNAQALHQRDGRIRDLKLRQARLNAAEEGLYFGRLDTDDGEILHVGRIGLHDADYEPLLVDWRAPAARPFYIATAVANHGVVRRRHVQTRLRRVIDVQDEQLDLGREAADPSKPGTGVIGEAVLMKALEARRTGQMESIVQTIQADQDRIIRSELPGILVVQGGPGTGKTAIALHRAAFLLYTHREQLEKRGILVVGPNAAFLRFIGQVLPSLGEDGVRLVTIAELYPGLNATRPEPPESAEVKGRTVMADVVAKAVADRQWIPEEPVRVTVDRTDLTLDPSVCAETHARVRNRGLTHNQARPFILNEITDYLTNQYAELIGTDPLDGEQLLDDYDLAELRKEVVAEPAVQALLDQLWPLLSPQKLLEELYGDERRLASAAPQLSELDREHLLRYGDDWSPADVPLLDETAELLGDDGTEAARERAARARAVAYAQGALDVLSGSGSTDWDEDDEAEILTAKDLLDAEALAERYEADDDRTLADRAAADRRWTYGHVIVDEAQELSPMAWRAIARRCPLRSMTVVGDVAQTSSIGGGTSWASALGETFDDRWRLAELTLNYRTPAEVMELANDVLREVDPSARAPQSVRSTGVKPWHADVPAADQAMYVYKMAAEETAYGEVGVITSRNRLELIQEAVDGLAGVTVLTTREAKGLEFDSVLVVDPDGIVIESPRGLRDLYVALTRCTQRLGVIGELPEVLHDSLAWG; encoded by the coding sequence TTGCCGAATCCGGTCGACGCCGAACAGGCTCACCTGACCACGTTCTACGCCGCGCTCGACCGGGAGCGCGACCGCACGGACGCACGCACCGACGACGAGCAACTCGTCCACACCCGCAACGCGCAGGCCCTGCATCAGCGCGACGGGCGCATCCGTGACCTCAAACTCCGGCAGGCCCGGTTGAACGCCGCCGAGGAGGGTCTGTACTTCGGCCGCCTCGACACCGACGACGGCGAGATCCTGCACGTCGGCCGGATCGGCCTGCACGACGCCGACTACGAACCCCTGCTGGTCGACTGGCGCGCCCCGGCGGCGCGGCCGTTCTACATCGCGACCGCGGTGGCGAACCACGGCGTCGTACGCCGCCGGCACGTGCAGACCCGGCTGCGCCGAGTGATCGACGTACAGGACGAGCAGCTCGACCTCGGGCGGGAGGCGGCCGACCCGTCCAAGCCCGGCACCGGCGTCATCGGTGAGGCCGTGCTGATGAAGGCGCTCGAGGCGCGCCGGACCGGTCAGATGGAGTCGATCGTCCAGACGATCCAGGCCGACCAGGACCGGATCATCCGTTCCGAACTGCCCGGAATCCTCGTCGTTCAAGGCGGTCCGGGCACCGGTAAGACCGCGATCGCACTGCACCGGGCGGCATTTCTGCTGTACACACATCGTGAGCAGCTGGAAAAGCGCGGAATTCTCGTCGTCGGCCCGAATGCGGCGTTCCTGCGGTTCATCGGTCAGGTGCTGCCGTCGCTCGGTGAGGACGGCGTACGCCTGGTCACGATCGCCGAGCTGTACCCCGGGCTGAACGCGACCCGGCCGGAGCCGCCGGAGAGCGCCGAGGTGAAGGGCCGGACGGTGATGGCCGACGTGGTCGCGAAGGCGGTCGCCGACCGGCAATGGATCCCGGAGGAACCGGTCCGGGTCACGGTCGACCGGACCGATCTCACGCTCGACCCGTCGGTGTGCGCGGAGACCCACGCCCGGGTCCGCAATCGTGGCCTCACCCACAACCAGGCGCGACCGTTCATCCTCAACGAGATCACCGACTACCTCACGAACCAGTACGCCGAACTGATCGGCACCGACCCGCTCGATGGCGAGCAGTTGCTCGACGACTACGACCTGGCCGAGCTGCGCAAGGAGGTGGTCGCGGAGCCTGCAGTGCAGGCGCTGCTGGACCAGCTGTGGCCGTTGCTCAGTCCGCAGAAGCTGCTCGAGGAGCTGTACGGCGACGAGCGCCGGCTGGCGTCCGCCGCACCGCAGCTGTCGGAGCTGGATCGCGAACATCTGCTGCGGTACGGCGACGACTGGAGCCCGGCCGACGTACCGCTGCTCGACGAGACGGCGGAACTGCTCGGCGACGACGGCACCGAGGCGGCGCGGGAGCGGGCCGCGCGAGCGCGCGCAGTCGCTTATGCACAAGGCGCTTTGGACGTGTTGAGCGGTTCAGGGTCGACCGACTGGGACGAGGACGACGAGGCGGAGATCCTGACCGCGAAGGACCTGCTCGACGCGGAAGCGCTGGCCGAGCGGTACGAGGCCGACGACGACCGGACGCTGGCCGATCGCGCCGCCGCGGACCGGCGGTGGACGTACGGTCACGTGATCGTCGACGAGGCGCAGGAGCTGTCGCCGATGGCGTGGCGGGCGATCGCGCGGCGCTGCCCGCTGCGGTCGATGACGGTGGTCGGTGACGTGGCGCAGACGAGTTCGATCGGTGGCGGTACGTCGTGGGCGAGCGCGCTCGGTGAGACGTTCGACGATCGCTGGCGGCTGGCCGAGCTGACGCTGAACTACCGCACACCGGCCGAGGTGATGGAGCTGGCGAACGACGTACTGCGAGAGGTCGATCCGTCGGCGCGGGCGCCGCAGTCGGTCCGATCGACCGGGGTGAAGCCGTGGCACGCGGACGTGCCCGCGGCCGACCAGGCGATGTACGTGTACAAGATGGCGGCGGAGGAGACGGCGTACGGCGAGGTCGGGGTGATCACGTCCCGCAACCGGCTCGAGCTGATCCAGGAGGCGGTCGACGGTCTCGCAGGCGTCACCGTCCTCACCACCCGCGAGGCCAAGGGCCTCGAGTTCGACTCGGTGCTCGTCGTCGACCCCGACGGCATCGTGATCGAGTCGCCCCGCGGCCTCCGCGACCTGTACGTCGCCCTGACCCGCTGCACCCAGCGCCTGGGCGTCATCGGCGAGCTACCGGAGGTCCTCCACGACTCACTCGCCTGGGGTTAG
- a CDS encoding M23 family metallopeptidase, protein MAVAGGGLFALSAAGVFDRSQPTTAPSTSASQTPATQPSQPPSTPKTPTTPTRPSSLAQPSSPALPRPTVRPSQPAPSHPRYVFPVGGCRADASQSHHDYPASDIFANVGCLFVAPVDGRVDEVTRVDTWDPKTNRGPDRGGLSVSIVGVDGVRYYGSHLSAIAAGIHPGLTVHAGQTLGRTGKTGSARVTPPHLHFGISWPTKPGAWWIRRGAVAPQQFLNSWHHGGQLSPVDTVAKTRRAYGVDRGCRAYC, encoded by the coding sequence GTGGCAGTCGCCGGTGGTGGGTTGTTCGCGTTGTCGGCGGCCGGCGTCTTCGACCGGTCTCAACCCACCACCGCGCCATCGACCAGCGCATCCCAGACCCCAGCAACACAGCCTTCGCAACCGCCAAGCACTCCGAAGACGCCGACTACTCCAACACGGCCAAGCAGCCTTGCACAGCCAAGTAGTCCAGCTCTGCCACGCCCAACGGTTCGACCGTCTCAGCCGGCGCCGTCCCACCCGCGGTACGTCTTTCCGGTCGGCGGTTGCAGAGCGGACGCCTCGCAGAGCCACCACGACTACCCAGCCTCCGACATCTTCGCGAACGTCGGCTGCCTGTTCGTGGCGCCTGTGGACGGGCGGGTCGACGAGGTGACCCGGGTCGACACCTGGGACCCGAAGACCAACCGCGGCCCCGACCGCGGCGGCCTCTCGGTCTCCATCGTCGGCGTCGACGGAGTTCGGTACTACGGCTCGCATCTGTCCGCGATCGCAGCCGGGATCCACCCCGGACTAACCGTCCACGCCGGCCAGACCTTGGGCCGGACGGGGAAGACAGGCAGCGCCCGCGTCACCCCGCCCCACCTGCATTTCGGCATCAGCTGGCCGACGAAACCGGGTGCCTGGTGGATCCGCCGCGGAGCCGTCGCGCCGCAGCAGTTCCTGAACAGCTGGCACCACGGCGGCCAACTCTCGCCGGTGGATACAGTCGCGAAGACCCGACGCGCGTACGGCGTAGATCGCGGATGCCGCGCGTACTGCTGA